The Kosakonia sp. SMBL-WEM22 sequence CTGTTCGTGGCTCAGGCCAGCGAAATCCGCCGCCAGCGCCTCGGCCAGCTGCTGCTGGCCGATAAGGCTCTGCTCAAACACTAACTTTTTCACGGCTGCAAGGCTGTTGCCGAGATTGGCAATGCCCACCTGCAGGCCGGAGACCCAGTCATACTTCGCTCCGCCCTGTTTAATACTCTTTGCCCGCTCAATGCAGTCGTCGACCAACGCCGAGCAGAGAATATCCGGCACGCTCTCCTCAAGCATGGTGTCAACAACATACTCAATCTCAATCGATTTGCGCGTGTAGTAGCGGATCTGCCGATCCCATGCCTTTACCACGTCATCAAAGCCGTCGAAATTGCCCGCCGACAGCGCCTCGTTTTGCGCCAGGAAAACCTCGCCGCTGGTGGCGTCGCGCCCGCCCTCGAGTGCGGCCAGCATGACGCGGGCGAAGTTGATAAAGCTCATGCCGGTGCAGCGGTAGCCCCACTTGCCGCCGACGGCGGTCTCGATACAGCCAATCGCCGCATAGTTGTAAGCATCGGCAGGCTCCACGCCCAGCGCGATAAAGGCTGGAATGACAATCTCATCATTATTAAATGCCGGCATGCCAAACCCGCAGCGGATCACCTGTACGCAAGCGTTGAGAAAATCGTCACTCATCCCGGCGTGGTAGCGCACGCTGAGGTTGGGCTGGGTGGAGCGCAACCGCCCACAGGATTCGAGGATGGCGTAAGAGAGCGGGTTAACCGCGTCGCGGAACTGGCCGTTGTGCCACACCTGTCCGCCGATGGTCACATTCTGGTAGAGCGGGCTGCCCGCCGAGGCTTTCGAGTGGCTACCGGAGCGGATTTTGTTTACCTCCAGTAGCTTCAGCCAGCAGCTCTGTAACAGCTCAATGGCCTGCTCACGGCACAGTGTCTGTTGCAACTCGACATCGCGACGCCAGAAGGGGTAGAGGTACTGATCCATCCTGCCAAACGACACCGAATGGCCGTTAGATTCAATCTGCAACAGCAGCTGGATAAAGTAGCAGAGTTGCAGCGCCTGCCAGAAGGTGCGCGGCGGCTGGTGGGCGATAAGCTGGCAGTTCTCGGCGATAGCCAGCAGCTCGTCGCGGCGGCTTTCGCGCGACTCGTCAGCCGCCATGCTGCGCGCAAGGTCAGCAAAACGGACAATATGCAGGCTGACGGCCTCAAGCACGATATCAATCGCTTTCAGGAACTGCTCGCCGTGCAGATCCGCAAGCTGCGTTAAATCAATCCGCGAACGGCGCTCGCGCACCTGCTCACGCAGGCCATCCAGCCCTTTTGCCAGCAGCAGCGGGAAGTTTACCGCCAGGTGCGCATCGCCGGAGGTCATATTGCCTTCGGCTTTGATAATGCCGCTCGCCAGCAGCGCTTTTTGTTCGTCGGTAAACATGCCGTAGCAGCGATCCTGCACCGTCTGGCCGCGCCACCACGGGCAGACTTGGTGCAGAACGCGTTTGTTCCCTTCGCTGAGAGCAAATCCTGCGCCGGGGCGATCCGCCAGCTCATCAATCTCTTTCTCAATCCACGAAACGGTGTACTCCGGGAAGATTGGCGCAGCGCGCACCTCGCTTGCCTGGTTGCCGATAATCAGCTCGTCATGTTTGATCCAGATCGTGCGCTGCGCCAGGTGATGGGCTAACGCCAGTGCGCGGCGCACCGGCAGCGGTTTGTCCATATGTTGCTGATAAATCTGCGTGTAGTGCAGCGCACGTTCGGTGCAGATCGGCGGTTTTACAATCGAGATCAGTGCCTGTTTATGGGCGCGGATGCGCTCAGGCAGCGTGTTAAGTTGCAACAGGGTCATGGTCTTATCCTCGCAGTGTCGTCGCCAGCCCTTTCTGGCGGGCAAATGCCGCGGCGAATGCCAGCAGTTCAGGGTCGTTGAGCGGTTTTTCAGGAGCGGTATAGGGTTCGCCGAGCAGGTCAAACTTCTGCATGCCCAGCGTGTGATAGGGCAGAAAGTGGATCTCGCCGACGCGCAGCTGGTCAGCGGCAAAGGTGGTGATCGCTTCAATGGCGGCTTTATCGGCGTTAAAGCCGGGGATCAGCGGCACGCGAATAATCATCTTCTTCCCGGCGCGGGCGAGGCGTTGCAGATTATTGAGCACGCGCGCGGCAGAGCCGTGCGTCCAGGCGCGAAAGGCATTCTCATCGACATGTTTAAGATCGGCGAGAAAGAGATCCGCCCACGGCAGCGAGGGTTCGATATAACGCCACGGCACATGCAGGCAGCTCTCAACGGCGGTATGGACGCCGTGCTGATGGCTCTCGCGCAGCAGCGCTTCTGCGAGTGCGGGGTGCATAAAGGGCTCCCCGCCGGAGAGGGTTACGCCGCCGCCGCTGCGATCGTAAAAGGGCTTGTCGCGCAGCACCGTCGCCATGATCTCCGCCACCGACTTTTTCTCGCCGCAAACACTCAGTGCCTCGGTCGGGCAGCAGCCGGTGAGGGTATCCAGCGATTCATCGGTGAGCTTTTCACGCTGGATCAGCAGGGTATTTTGCGCGCGTGTAATCACCGCAGGCGCGGCACGCTGGCACAAGTCGCAGCCCGCAAGGCAGAGACGAGAGTCAAACAGCAGGTCGCGGGTACGGGCACGGCTTTCAGGGTTCTGGCACCAGCGGCAGCGCAGCGGACACCCTTTCAGAAACACCACGGTGCGGATGCCGGGGCCGTCATGGGTTGAGTAGCGCTGGATATTGAAAATCATCGATCATCTCCACATATTTCATATGGAGATTAAATAGCTTTCGAATGAAAGTTATTGTGATGGGGTTCGCGGTTTACGTCTTGTGCCCGCAAGGGAAATTGCCGGGTGGCGCTGCGCTTATCCGGCCTAAGAAATTGCAACCCCGTAGGCCGGATAAGGCGTTACGCCGCCATCCGGCAATTAAGCTGCGGGCGAGGCGCCATCGCCGCACACTTCACACTGCGGGTTACGCATTAGCTTCATTTCGCGGAACTGGCACTGCATCGCATCGTACATCACGATCTTGCCCGCGGCGGGCGTGCCGTAATGGGCCAACACCTTAATCGCTTCCATCGCCTGCATCGAGCCGATAACGCCGACCAGCGGTGCCATCACGCCTGCTTCGACGCAGGTGAGCGCACTCTCGCCAAACAGGCGGCTCAGACAGCGGTAGCAGGGCGCGCCATCCGCCCAGGTAAAGACGCTGATCTGCCCCTCCATGCGGATTGCCGCGCCGGAGACCAGCGGCACTTTGTGCTGAAAACAGCCAGCGTTGAGCTGGTTGCGGATCGCCACATTATCGGTGCAGTCCAGCACCAGATCGTGCGCGGCAATCTGCGCAAACAGCGCCGCTTCATCAAGTAGCGCATTGACGGTGACATACTCGACATTCGGGTTGATGCGCAGCAGCGACTCGCGGGCAGAGTCCACTTTGGCACGATCAATATCCGCATCGCCGTGCAGCGTCTGGCGCTGCAGGTTTGACAGCGCTACCGAGTCGAAATCAAGCAGCGTCATCGTTCCCGCGCCCGCCGCCGCCAGATATTGCGCTGCCGCGCAGCCAAGACCGCCGAGCCCGACCACCAGTACACGCGCCGCTTTTAAGCGCTCCTGGCCGTCAAAATCGAACCCGCGCAGAGTGATCTGTCGGTTGTAGCGCATCATCTCGCTGTCACTGAGCTCTTGTGCCATTTTTAGCCTCCGAAGAGATGGTTAAACATCTCCACATCTACCCATTCGCCCGCCGCCACATTCCCGCGCTCGCGCTCGAGCACGATGAAGCAGTTACCCTGGCTAAAGGAGCTGAAAATATGCGAACCCTGATGGCCGGTAGTGCGCACTTCGAGCGTGCCATCTTCGCCGCGGCTGACTATCCCGCGCTGGAAATCGAGACGCCCCGGTGACTTTTTCAGCCCGTCAATAACACGAGCACGAAAACGCAGTGGTGCCACATCCGCGCAATGACCGCTCAGTTTCGCCAGCAGCGGCAGCACCAGCTGGTAGAAGGTGAGCGTGGCAGAGACCGGGTTGCCCGGCAGGCCACAGAACCAGCTATTTGTTAACTTGCCGAACGCAAAAGGTTTGCCCGGTTTGATCGCCAGTTTCCAGAAGGCGATTTCACCCAGTTCATCAAGAATGGTTTTGGTGTAGTCCGCTTCGCCCACCGATACACCGCCGGTGCTAATCACCACGTCCGCCTGGCTGTCGGCGGCGATAAAGGTGTCGCGCAGCTTCTGCGGATCGTCCGGCACTATGCCGAGGTTAATCACTTCATAGCCAAGCTGGGCGAGCATCAGGTGAACCGACAGGCGGTTGGTGTCATAAATCTGCCCGTCAGCCAGCGGCTGGCCCGGCAGTTGCAGCTCGTCCCCGGTGGAGAAGAGCGCCACGCGCACCTTACGCACCACGCTCACGTCGGCAATGCCAAGGGAGGCGAGCACCGGCAGCTCGGCGGCGGTCAGTCTCGTGCCCGCCGTGAAGACGCTGGCACCTTTGGCAATATCTTCGCCCGCACGGCGAATGTTCTGGTTGGCGCGCACCTCGGCGGTAAAACGGATGCCGTCATCGGTCTGCTCGGTCTGCTCCTGCATCACCACCGCCTCGCAGCCCGCGGGGATCGGCGCGCCGGTCATAATGCGAATGCAGGTGGCTTGCGGCCACTCGCCGCTAAAGGGCTGCCCGGCAAAGGCTTTGCCCGCCACCGGCAGTGCGTTGCCGCCGTTGAGATCCGCCAGGCGCACGGCATAGCCGTCCATCGCCGAGTTATCAAAACCGGGGACATTCAGCGGGGAGATAACATCTTGCGCCACGACGCGGCCAAAACAGGCGAGCAGCGGCAGGGTTTCATGCTCAGTGAGCGGTGAAATGCGTGACAGCATTTTCGACAGCGCCGTCTCCAGGGAGATCAGGCCATTTGCAGATTCCATAATTTCTATCCAGTCAACGCGAGAAGCGGCCATTATGGCAGAAAAGGGGAGGGGTCAATATGACTTGCGTCTAGCTCATTGTTATCACATTGCTTTACATCGTTGTAACGACTTCCTATATTCAGAAATCGTCTTTCACAAAGGCACAGCTATCGTAGAGAAGGAGTGTGGGGTGTCGCAAGGCTTTGAACCAGAGGCGGACGTGGTTCTTGACGTCAGCAATCTGAATATCGCATTTAGCCATGAGAAGCAGCTTACCCCGGTGGTACGTAACCTCTCTTTTAATCTGAAACGGGGCGAAACGCTGGCGATTGTCGGCGAATCTGGCTCCGGGAAGTCGGTTACTGCGCTCTCGCTGCTTAAGTTGATTGAGCAGGCGGGCGGCGAAGTGAATTGCGATCATATCTGCCTGACGCGGCGTAACCGCCAGAAGGTCGATATCAACACGCTCTCCTCCTCGCAGATGCGCAGCGTGCGCGGGGCGGATATCGCGATGATTTTCCAGGAGCCGATGACCTCGCTCAACCCGGTTTTCCCGGTTGGGGAGCAGATTGCCGAGTCGATTCGCCTCCATCAGAAACTGGGCCGCGAGCAGGCGATGCGCGAAGCGCGGCGTATGCTCGACCTGGTGCGCATTCCCGAAGCGCAATCCATTCTCTCCAGTTTTCCCCATCAGCTCTCCGGCGGCATGCGCCAGCGGGTAATGATCGCCATGGCGCTCTCCTGTCGCCCGGCGGTGCTGATTGCCGATGAGCCGACCACCGCGCTGGATGTCACCATTCAGGCGCAGATTTTGCAGCTTATCGCCGTGCTGCAAAAAGAGATGTCGATGGGTGTGATCTTTATTACCCACGATATGGGTGTGGTGGCAGATATTGCCGATCGCGTGCTGGTGATGAACCAGGGCGAAGCGGTGGAGAGCGGCAGCGTCGAGTGCGTCTTCCGCGACCCGCAGCACCCCTATACCAAAGCGCTGCTGGCGGCAGTGCCGAAGCTTGGCGCGATGAACGGCAGCGATCTGCCGCGCCGCTTCCCGCTCATCTCGGCGAAAAACCCGCAGGTGCAGGAGCCGGAAACGGAGCAGAACACCGTGGTGCCCGGCGAGCCGATTTTGCAGGTTCGCGACCTGGTGGCGCGCTTCCC is a genomic window containing:
- a CDS encoding formate C-acetyltransferase/glycerol dehydratase family glycyl radical enzyme — protein: MTLLQLNTLPERIRAHKQALISIVKPPICTERALHYTQIYQQHMDKPLPVRRALALAHHLAQRTIWIKHDELIIGNQASEVRAAPIFPEYTVSWIEKEIDELADRPGAGFALSEGNKRVLHQVCPWWRGQTVQDRCYGMFTDEQKALLASGIIKAEGNMTSGDAHLAVNFPLLLAKGLDGLREQVRERRSRIDLTQLADLHGEQFLKAIDIVLEAVSLHIVRFADLARSMAADESRESRRDELLAIAENCQLIAHQPPRTFWQALQLCYFIQLLLQIESNGHSVSFGRMDQYLYPFWRRDVELQQTLCREQAIELLQSCWLKLLEVNKIRSGSHSKASAGSPLYQNVTIGGQVWHNGQFRDAVNPLSYAILESCGRLRSTQPNLSVRYHAGMSDDFLNACVQVIRCGFGMPAFNNDEIVIPAFIALGVEPADAYNYAAIGCIETAVGGKWGYRCTGMSFINFARVMLAALEGGRDATSGEVFLAQNEALSAGNFDGFDDVVKAWDRQIRYYTRKSIEIEYVVDTMLEESVPDILCSALVDDCIERAKSIKQGGAKYDWVSGLQVGIANLGNSLAAVKKLVFEQSLIGQQQLAEALAADFAGLSHEQLRQRLINSAPKYGNDDEGVDALLVRAYQTYIDELKQYHNPRYGRGPIGGKYYAGTSSISANVPFGAATMATPDGRKAHTPLAEGASPASGTDHLGPTAVINSVGKLPVGAILGGVLLNQKLNPSTLESDGDRQKLMALLRTFFEVHKGWHIQYNIVSRETLIAAKQHPDQYRDLVVRVAGYSAFFTALSPDAQDDIIARTEHTL
- a CDS encoding glycyl-radical enzyme activating protein → MIFNIQRYSTHDGPGIRTVVFLKGCPLRCRWCQNPESRARTRDLLFDSRLCLAGCDLCQRAAPAVITRAQNTLLIQREKLTDESLDTLTGCCPTEALSVCGEKKSVAEIMATVLRDKPFYDRSGGGVTLSGGEPFMHPALAEALLRESHQHGVHTAVESCLHVPWRYIEPSLPWADLFLADLKHVDENAFRAWTHGSAARVLNNLQRLARAGKKMIIRVPLIPGFNADKAAIEAITTFAADQLRVGEIHFLPYHTLGMQKFDLLGEPYTAPEKPLNDPELLAFAAAFARQKGLATTLRG
- the moeB gene encoding molybdopterin-synthase adenylyltransferase MoeB encodes the protein MAQELSDSEMMRYNRQITLRGFDFDGQERLKAARVLVVGLGGLGCAAAQYLAAAGAGTMTLLDFDSVALSNLQRQTLHGDADIDRAKVDSARESLLRINPNVEYVTVNALLDEAALFAQIAAHDLVLDCTDNVAIRNQLNAGCFQHKVPLVSGAAIRMEGQISVFTWADGAPCYRCLSRLFGESALTCVEAGVMAPLVGVIGSMQAMEAIKVLAHYGTPAAGKIVMYDAMQCQFREMKLMRNPQCEVCGDGASPAA
- the moeA gene encoding molybdopterin molybdotransferase MoeA; the protein is MESANGLISLETALSKMLSRISPLTEHETLPLLACFGRVVAQDVISPLNVPGFDNSAMDGYAVRLADLNGGNALPVAGKAFAGQPFSGEWPQATCIRIMTGAPIPAGCEAVVMQEQTEQTDDGIRFTAEVRANQNIRRAGEDIAKGASVFTAGTRLTAAELPVLASLGIADVSVVRKVRVALFSTGDELQLPGQPLADGQIYDTNRLSVHLMLAQLGYEVINLGIVPDDPQKLRDTFIAADSQADVVISTGGVSVGEADYTKTILDELGEIAFWKLAIKPGKPFAFGKLTNSWFCGLPGNPVSATLTFYQLVLPLLAKLSGHCADVAPLRFRARVIDGLKKSPGRLDFQRGIVSRGEDGTLEVRTTGHQGSHIFSSFSQGNCFIVLERERGNVAAGEWVDVEMFNHLFGG
- the gsiA gene encoding glutathione ABC transporter ATP-binding protein GsiA, with translation MSQGFEPEADVVLDVSNLNIAFSHEKQLTPVVRNLSFNLKRGETLAIVGESGSGKSVTALSLLKLIEQAGGEVNCDHICLTRRNRQKVDINTLSSSQMRSVRGADIAMIFQEPMTSLNPVFPVGEQIAESIRLHQKLGREQAMREARRMLDLVRIPEAQSILSSFPHQLSGGMRQRVMIAMALSCRPAVLIADEPTTALDVTIQAQILQLIAVLQKEMSMGVIFITHDMGVVADIADRVLVMNQGEAVESGSVECVFRDPQHPYTKALLAAVPKLGAMNGSDLPRRFPLISAKNPQVQEPETEQNTVVPGEPILQVRDLVARFPLRGGLLNRITKEVHAVEGISFDLWPGETLAIVGESGSGKSTTGRALLRLVESQGGSITFNGERIDTLPDHKMKLVRRDIQFIFQDPYASLDPRQTVGDSIIEPLRVHNLLGEAEAHQRVEWLLERVGLKPEHAWRYPHEFSGGQRQRICIARALALNPRVVVADESVSALDVSIRAQIINLLLDLQRELGIAFLFISHDMAVVERISHRVAVMYLGQIVEIGPRRAVFENPQHPYTRKLMSAVPVADPAHQPPQRVLLSDDMPSNIRKRRETMQRVQLQNVGPGHFVARTTPGSTQSRF